In Afipia sp. GAS231, a single window of DNA contains:
- a CDS encoding methyl-accepting chemotaxis protein, whose amino-acid sequence MKIGTLLTAAIVSLSAVGGGLAVYVAVTKYQTMDKVSVAQSRLAVVRAVGEIPRYMNPERGFATNLLLGPASIDPKLRTELNEKYRRDTDGALAKMNQIRNALPGSLEDGAAVGSGIEALNAQFAALRVSIDKALDGPAEPRKDAAKKIVADNAVFNTAVTKLLDEQVRKIAQLDGDAYRQASYANIAWTLRDVGGYNASLHKNLVGAKRAATDVEKLDLSRSQGRNDQILMSLQDLRNNPATPANISAALAKMNDVYVDSFGKELKFAKEGAVTGKYEHDLDTYFVESQRGLGAIITVRDAFYDNAEHILGDAYSSARFSFIVALAGLIAVVAASAGMIVMVRRRVCKPIVDLTATMSRLASGDMTDEVSGAARGDEIGAMAAAVRVFKDNMIEAERLAAEKAVESDGKMRRAQVLDELTRAFEAKVIELVGGLSAASSVMEDTAQSMSSTATATNRQAAVVAAASTQTSTNVQTVASATEELTSSISEIGRQVAQSTEIAARAVENARRTGDTARSLAEGAQKIGDVVTLIQSIAAQTNLLALNATIEAARAGDAGRGFAVVASEVKSLAGQTAKATTEISEQIAAIQSASDETVTAIQNVANVIGEIDQIGTAIAAAIEEQGSATREISRSVQEAARGTSEVNSNISGVQKAADETGSAAQQVLGAAEQLSSQSKDLAGQVNRFLSEVRAA is encoded by the coding sequence ATGAAAATCGGCACCCTTCTCACCGCCGCCATCGTTTCGCTGTCCGCCGTCGGCGGCGGCCTCGCCGTCTACGTGGCGGTGACCAAATACCAGACGATGGACAAGGTCTCGGTTGCGCAGAGCCGGCTTGCGGTGGTGCGGGCGGTCGGCGAGATCCCGCGCTACATGAACCCGGAGCGCGGCTTTGCCACCAACCTGCTGCTCGGACCGGCGTCGATCGATCCAAAACTGCGCACCGAGCTGAACGAAAAATACCGCAGGGATACCGACGGCGCACTGGCCAAAATGAACCAGATCCGCAATGCCCTGCCCGGCTCGCTCGAAGACGGCGCGGCCGTCGGCAGCGGGATCGAGGCGCTGAACGCCCAGTTCGCGGCGCTGCGCGTCAGCATCGACAAGGCCCTCGACGGCCCGGCCGAGCCGCGCAAGGACGCCGCCAAAAAGATCGTCGCCGACAACGCCGTCTTCAACACCGCCGTGACCAAGCTGCTCGACGAGCAGGTCCGCAAGATCGCCCAGCTCGACGGCGACGCCTACCGGCAGGCGAGCTATGCCAACATCGCCTGGACCCTGCGCGACGTCGGCGGCTACAATGCCAGCCTGCACAAGAACCTCGTCGGCGCCAAGCGCGCGGCGACAGACGTCGAAAAGCTGGATCTGAGCCGGTCACAGGGCCGCAACGACCAGATCCTGATGTCGTTGCAGGACCTGCGCAACAACCCTGCCACCCCGGCCAATATTTCTGCGGCGCTCGCCAAGATGAACGACGTCTATGTCGACAGTTTCGGCAAGGAGCTGAAGTTCGCGAAGGAAGGTGCTGTAACCGGCAAGTACGAACACGACCTCGACACCTACTTCGTGGAATCGCAGCGCGGTCTCGGCGCGATCATCACCGTGCGCGACGCCTTCTACGACAACGCCGAACATATTCTCGGCGACGCATATTCCTCCGCACGATTCAGTTTCATCGTGGCGCTGGCAGGCCTGATCGCCGTCGTCGCGGCAAGCGCCGGCATGATCGTGATGGTGCGCCGCCGCGTCTGCAAGCCGATCGTCGACCTCACCGCCACCATGTCGCGGCTCGCCAGCGGCGACATGACCGATGAGGTTTCCGGCGCCGCGCGTGGCGACGAGATCGGCGCGATGGCGGCTGCGGTCCGCGTCTTCAAGGACAACATGATCGAGGCCGAACGTCTCGCCGCCGAGAAGGCCGTCGAGAGCGACGGCAAGATGCGGCGCGCGCAGGTGCTCGACGAACTGACCCGCGCGTTCGAAGCCAAGGTAATCGAACTGGTCGGCGGGCTGTCGGCGGCCTCCTCCGTGATGGAGGACACCGCGCAGTCGATGTCCTCGACCGCGACCGCCACCAACCGCCAGGCCGCCGTCGTCGCCGCGGCCTCGACCCAGACCTCGACCAACGTCCAGACAGTGGCAAGCGCCACTGAGGAACTCACCTCTTCGATCTCGGAGATCGGCCGTCAGGTCGCGCAGTCCACCGAGATCGCGGCGCGTGCGGTCGAGAACGCCCGCCGCACCGGCGATACCGCGCGTTCGCTGGCGGAAGGCGCCCAGAAGATCGGCGACGTCGTGACGCTGATCCAGAGCATCGCGGCGCAGACCAACCTGCTGGCGCTGAATGCGACCATCGAGGCCGCGCGCGCCGGCGATGCCGGACGCGGCTTTGCGGTTGTGGCTTCCGAAGTCAAATCGCTGGCCGGCCAGACCGCGAAGGCGACCACCGAAATCTCCGAGCAGATCGCTGCCATCCAGTCGGCGAGCGACGAGACGGTGACGGCGATTCAAAACGTCGCCAACGTGATCGGCGAGATCGACCAGATCGGCACCGCGATCGCGGCTGCGATCGAGGAACAGGGTTCGGCGACCAGGGAAATTTCCCGCAGCGTCCAGGAAGCCGCGCGCGGCACCAGCGAGGTCAATTCCAACATCTCGGGTGTGCAGAAGGCGGCCGACGAGACCGGCTCCGCCGCGCAGCAGGTGCTGGGCGCGGCCGAGCAATTGTCGTCGCAGTCCAAGGATTTGGCCGGACAGGTCAACCGGTTCCTGTCGGAAGTCCGCGCCGCCTGA
- a CDS encoding acyl-CoA dehydrogenase family protein, with the protein MTTSEETAMIRDTVARFVDRELIPLEPHYLKSKLPGGGHDGLTDAHWQRLRTVSKDLGLWGLDAPEDLGGHDLPARTMAAVHEELGRSCVPFVLPPDSPNLRMLQAVGTEAQKKSYMQPYIEGRMVSAIAISEPGAGGDPAAMKTRAVKDGDQWVLNGRKIWISNARAADFVIVMARVGNDARQGGITSFIVEKGTPGFIVEREIPMIGGHTTFEVVFEDCRIPEGAVLGEIGKGYAPMQLRLRTRRLEMGSTCIGIARRARDMLCEHAKQRETFGVKLAERQAVQWWVSDISTRIHACRLMVQDAADKTDRGEDVKQEASMIKVFATEMAYEACDHAMQTLGALGMTLEIPLQALWQKARVMRMYEGPSEVHRQAIARRVLGLRG; encoded by the coding sequence ATGACGACTTCTGAAGAGACCGCGATGATCCGCGACACCGTCGCGCGTTTCGTCGATCGCGAGCTGATTCCGCTCGAACCGCATTACCTGAAGTCCAAACTGCCCGGCGGCGGCCACGACGGACTGACGGATGCGCATTGGCAGCGGCTGCGCACGGTCTCCAAGGACTTGGGATTGTGGGGCCTCGACGCGCCTGAAGATCTCGGCGGCCACGACCTGCCGGCGCGAACCATGGCGGCGGTACACGAGGAACTGGGGCGCAGCTGCGTGCCATTCGTGCTGCCGCCGGACTCGCCGAACCTGCGGATGCTGCAAGCGGTCGGCACCGAGGCGCAGAAGAAGAGTTACATGCAGCCCTACATCGAAGGGCGGATGGTGTCGGCGATTGCGATCTCCGAACCGGGCGCCGGCGGCGATCCGGCTGCGATGAAGACGCGCGCGGTAAAGGACGGCGACCAATGGGTACTGAACGGACGCAAGATCTGGATCAGCAACGCCCGCGCCGCCGATTTCGTCATCGTCATGGCCCGCGTCGGCAACGACGCGCGGCAGGGCGGCATCACCTCCTTCATCGTCGAGAAAGGCACGCCCGGCTTTATCGTTGAACGCGAAATCCCGATGATCGGCGGCCACACGACCTTTGAGGTCGTGTTCGAGGACTGCCGTATCCCCGAAGGGGCCGTGCTTGGCGAAATCGGCAAGGGCTATGCGCCGATGCAGTTGCGGCTGCGCACGCGGCGGCTTGAAATGGGATCGACCTGCATCGGCATTGCCCGGCGCGCCCGCGACATGCTGTGCGAACATGCGAAGCAGCGCGAGACCTTTGGCGTCAAACTCGCCGAGCGCCAGGCGGTCCAGTGGTGGGTATCTGATATTTCCACCCGCATCCATGCATGCCGGCTGATGGTGCAGGACGCGGCCGACAAGACCGACCGCGGCGAGGACGTCAAGCAGGAGGCGTCGATGATCAAGGTGTTCGCGACCGAGATGGCCTATGAAGCCTGCGATCACGCCATGCAAACGCTCGGCGCGCTCGGCATGACCCTGGAAATTCCGCTTCAAGCGCTCTGGCAGAAGGCGCGGGTGATGCGGATGTACGAGGGGCCGAGCGAGGTCCATCGTCAGGCGATCGCCCGGCGCGTGCTGGGGCTGCGCGGATAG
- a CDS encoding GMC family oxidoreductase → MPDNAAFDYIVVGAGSAGAVVASRLSESGAYRVLLLEAGTKGSSHFWARVPVGTSKMIDDPAVNWCYKSEPDEGSGGRRIDVPRGKMMGGSSSINGMVYMRGQAQDYDHWAQLGNRGWSYQDVLPIFRKMERYEGGSDKFRGRNGLLRVTDTPRNKVPLLEKIIEAAGRIGLPFNPDLNGETQEGVGMSQVTISGGKRQSTAVCYLDPVRGRPNLVIEQGAMAEALILEGKRCVGVRYSVQGVRREALATREVIVSGGAINSPKLLELSGIGRGELLRARGIKPVHELPGVGENLRDHYSPRIKFAIKERNLTFNDNARGWRLAREALKYALFGTGFLAWTAVPIRIYFRTREGLETPDATISILPFLYEMIGRQRRVAKRQGITMNANVLRSESTGSIHIKSADPAEPPAIRFNFLSTEHDRAGIVAVIRKGRELMATSPLKEVTGEEIAPGVKLQSDDELLDWVRNNAETTYHPVGTCKMGSDAMAVVNSELRVHGIEGLCVADASIMPTLTSGNTNAPAIMIGEKCAEMVLAQAASRKAAA, encoded by the coding sequence ATGCCTGACAACGCCGCCTTTGACTACATCGTGGTCGGCGCGGGTTCGGCCGGCGCGGTGGTGGCGAGCCGGCTGAGTGAAAGCGGCGCCTATCGCGTGCTGCTGCTGGAAGCCGGCACCAAGGGATCGAGCCACTTCTGGGCGCGGGTGCCGGTCGGCACCTCCAAGATGATCGACGATCCCGCGGTGAACTGGTGCTACAAGTCCGAACCCGATGAAGGTTCGGGCGGACGCCGCATCGACGTGCCGCGCGGCAAGATGATGGGCGGATCGAGTTCAATCAACGGCATGGTCTATATGCGCGGCCAGGCGCAGGACTACGACCACTGGGCCCAGCTCGGCAACCGCGGCTGGAGTTATCAGGACGTGCTGCCGATTTTCCGCAAGATGGAACGTTACGAGGGCGGCTCGGACAAGTTTCGCGGCCGCAACGGGCTGCTGCGGGTGACCGATACGCCGCGGAATAAAGTGCCGCTGCTGGAAAAGATCATCGAGGCCGCCGGCCGCATCGGCCTGCCGTTCAATCCGGACCTGAATGGTGAGACCCAGGAAGGCGTCGGCATGTCGCAGGTCACGATATCAGGCGGCAAGCGCCAGAGCACCGCGGTCTGCTATCTCGATCCGGTGCGCGGACGGCCGAACTTGGTCATCGAGCAAGGCGCGATGGCGGAAGCGCTGATCCTGGAAGGCAAGCGCTGCGTCGGCGTGCGCTATTCGGTCCAGGGTGTTCGTCGCGAGGCGCTTGCGACGCGCGAAGTGATCGTCTCCGGCGGTGCGATCAACTCGCCGAAGTTGCTGGAGTTGTCCGGCATCGGCCGAGGCGAATTGCTGCGTGCGCGCGGGATCAAACCGGTTCACGAGCTGCCGGGTGTCGGCGAGAATTTGCGCGATCATTATTCGCCGCGGATCAAGTTTGCGATCAAAGAGCGTAACCTCACCTTCAACGACAATGCACGCGGCTGGCGGCTGGCGCGCGAGGCGCTGAAATACGCGCTGTTCGGTACCGGATTTCTGGCCTGGACCGCGGTCCCGATCCGGATCTATTTCCGCACCCGGGAGGGACTGGAGACTCCGGATGCGACGATTTCGATCCTGCCGTTCCTGTACGAGATGATCGGCCGCCAGCGGCGCGTTGCGAAGCGCCAGGGCATCACCATGAACGCCAACGTGCTGCGCTCGGAAAGCACCGGCTCCATCCACATCAAATCGGCTGATCCCGCCGAGCCGCCGGCGATCCGCTTCAATTTCCTCTCCACCGAGCATGACCGCGCCGGCATCGTCGCCGTGATCCGCAAGGGCCGCGAGCTGATGGCAACGTCGCCGCTGAAGGAGGTCACCGGTGAGGAGATCGCGCCCGGCGTCAAGCTGCAGAGCGACGACGAACTGCTTGACTGGGTTCGCAACAACGCCGAGACCACCTATCATCCCGTCGGCACCTGCAAAATGGGCTCGGACGCGATGGCGGTGGTCAACAGCGAATTGCGGGTGCACGGGATCGAGGGCCTGTGCGTGGCGGATGCGTCGATCATGCCGACATTGACCAGCGGCAACACCAACGCGCCGGCCATCATGATCGGCGAAAAATGCGCCGAGATGGTGCTGGCGCAAGCAGCAAGCCGCAAGGCGGCGGCGTAA
- a CDS encoding GrlR family regulatory protein, with the protein MFEGFYKVRFQLGEAVGRSVMYVGDGKMLGGNSAFAHIGSYVKSDDGVAIEVKTVRHNPDPAYRAMAGTDDATLLARGAADGALYRFEGGLKELPGVKFQSVMTPIEDEASPIAGGVGEDGIINGLYSIHLRMLDGVEGGLTGVMLLNEGRILGGDASFYYIGSYTSENGRWKGQILNQEHTPAKGENPVFGGHEVGIGFSGTCDGEGALLDATALAGKRSLRLSAVLKLMRRL; encoded by the coding sequence TTGTTTGAAGGTTTTTACAAGGTCAGGTTTCAGCTTGGCGAGGCGGTCGGCCGCAGCGTGATGTATGTGGGCGACGGCAAGATGCTGGGCGGCAATTCGGCGTTTGCCCATATCGGCTCCTATGTGAAGAGCGACGACGGTGTCGCCATCGAGGTCAAAACCGTCCGCCACAACCCGGACCCGGCTTACCGCGCGATGGCGGGAACCGACGATGCGACCTTGCTGGCGCGAGGCGCGGCCGACGGTGCACTCTACCGCTTCGAAGGCGGGCTGAAGGAATTGCCGGGCGTCAAGTTCCAGTCGGTCATGACGCCGATCGAGGACGAGGCGAGCCCGATCGCCGGCGGCGTCGGCGAAGACGGGATCATCAACGGCCTCTATTCCATTCATTTGCGCATGCTCGACGGGGTTGAGGGCGGCCTCACCGGCGTGATGCTGCTCAACGAGGGGCGCATCCTCGGCGGCGACGCCTCGTTCTACTACATCGGCAGCTACACTTCGGAGAATGGCCGCTGGAAGGGCCAGATCCTCAACCAGGAGCACACCCCGGCCAAGGGCGAGAACCCCGTGTTCGGTGGCCACGAGGTCGGCATCGGTTTTTCCGGCACCTGCGACGGCGAGGGCGCGCTGCTCGACGCCACCGCGCTCGCCGGCAAGCGCAGTCTGCGATTGAGCGCGGTTCTGAAACTGATGCGGCGGCTGTAG
- a CDS encoding nitroreductase, with protein sequence MDFETLVQTRKSVRGFKKQAVARAVIEDIIEVAKRAPSSMNTQPWHIHVLTGEPLEEVRRRNMEEMMAGAKPKRDIVSHGEYQGVHRGRQVDVAKKLFAVMGIARDDKPMRQDWVLRGFRQFDAPVSLVLTYDRILDPGAVCHFDLGALCYGLVLAAWDRGLGSVINGQGITRSDIVREVAAIPEEEVIMTCVAMGYPDDSFPANSVRSDREPNGDFVRYVGFED encoded by the coding sequence ATGGATTTCGAAACGCTGGTGCAGACGCGCAAGAGCGTGCGCGGCTTCAAGAAGCAGGCGGTGGCTCGTGCGGTCATTGAGGACATTATCGAGGTCGCCAAGCGTGCGCCGTCGTCGATGAACACCCAGCCCTGGCATATCCACGTGCTGACCGGCGAGCCGCTTGAGGAGGTCCGCCGCCGCAACATGGAAGAGATGATGGCCGGCGCCAAGCCGAAGCGCGACATTGTCAGCCACGGGGAATACCAGGGGGTCCATCGCGGCCGGCAGGTCGATGTTGCCAAGAAACTGTTCGCGGTGATGGGGATCGCGCGTGACGACAAGCCGATGCGGCAGGATTGGGTGCTGCGCGGCTTCCGCCAGTTCGATGCGCCGGTCTCGCTGGTGCTGACCTACGACCGTATTCTGGATCCCGGCGCGGTGTGTCACTTCGATCTCGGCGCCCTCTGCTACGGCCTGGTGCTGGCCGCGTGGGACCGCGGGCTCGGCAGTGTCATCAACGGGCAAGGCATCACCCGCTCGGATATCGTGCGCGAGGTCGCAGCGATCCCCGAGGAAGAGGTCATCATGACCTGCGTCGCGATGGGATATCCCGACGACAGTTTTCCGGCCAATTCCGTCCGCTCCGATCGCGAGCCGAACGGCGATTTCGTACGCTATGTCGGCTTTGAGGACTGA
- a CDS encoding MBL fold metallo-hydrolase: MKQLRIGDITIDAVIEREGPWRRPQDFFPAYDDAVFKHHLAGMEPEMFDIASGKIFITYQTFVVRTPRYTILVDTCTGEDKGHPAPFDFPGKERWRNELFALGVSFEQVDYVFCTHLHIDHTGWNTTLRDGRWVPTFPNAKYIFHKREYAAWEAEHAKGANPPGTVFRDNCLPIVEAGQAVLVDDDYALDDTVTLTPTPGHSPCHCCVNIFSKGKRAVVAGDLMHHAIQCREPDWSAKPDWDPKQSAVSRRKFFASVAGTDTLILPVHFPAPTVGLITADGDRFDYRFKRD; this comes from the coding sequence ATGAAGCAGCTCAGGATCGGCGACATCACCATCGACGCGGTGATCGAGCGCGAGGGGCCGTGGCGGCGGCCGCAGGATTTCTTCCCGGCCTATGACGACGCGGTTTTCAAGCATCACCTCGCCGGCATGGAGCCGGAGATGTTCGACATCGCCTCCGGCAAGATCTTCATCACCTACCAGACCTTCGTGGTTCGCACGCCGCGCTACACCATCCTGGTCGATACCTGCACCGGCGAGGACAAGGGTCATCCGGCGCCGTTCGATTTTCCCGGCAAGGAGCGTTGGCGCAACGAATTGTTCGCGCTCGGCGTCAGCTTCGAGCAGGTCGACTACGTCTTCTGCACCCACCTGCATATCGACCATACCGGATGGAACACGACGCTGCGCGACGGGCGCTGGGTGCCGACATTTCCCAACGCGAAGTACATATTCCACAAGCGGGAATATGCCGCGTGGGAGGCGGAGCATGCCAAGGGTGCGAACCCGCCCGGCACGGTGTTTCGCGACAACTGCCTGCCGATCGTGGAAGCGGGGCAAGCGGTACTGGTCGACGACGACTATGCGCTCGACGATACCGTCACGCTGACGCCGACGCCGGGGCATTCGCCCTGCCATTGCTGCGTTAACATCTTCTCGAAGGGCAAGCGCGCGGTGGTGGCCGGCGACCTCATGCATCACGCAATCCAGTGCCGCGAGCCGGACTGGTCGGCGAAGCCCGACTGGGATCCGAAGCAATCGGCGGTTTCGCGCCGGAAGTTCTTTGCCTCGGTGGCCGGTACCGACACGCTGATCCTGCCGGTTCATTTTCCAGCGCCGACGGTCGGTCTCATCACCGCGGACGGCGATCGGTTCGACTACCGGTTCAAGCGCGACTAG
- a CDS encoding tetratricopeptide repeat protein produces the protein MKIRFLSFAVIAVVAVATPGLAHAQSADLVLCDRVAADPADPDKPADVKGVPEVAASDIATAIKYCKVAANGSRRAMYQLGRAYAANRQTPEAIAAWRKASDKGSTSAMVELGVVYGTGAGVARDEAQARKLFERAAEAGNPRGVSNLAALGGGGAAAANPARARELLSKGAETNAEAQYQLGMMLAEGNGGDKDDVAARALFEKAAAQNHPGALERMGAFAQEGRGGPKDSDAAKAYYQRAAALGDEDAKKALERARCPYVIKDKRGNVVTNLCW, from the coding sequence ATGAAGATCAGGTTTCTCAGCTTTGCAGTCATTGCGGTCGTCGCCGTTGCGACGCCGGGCTTGGCGCACGCGCAGTCGGCCGATCTCGTGCTGTGCGATCGCGTCGCCGCCGATCCTGCCGATCCCGACAAGCCGGCCGACGTGAAGGGCGTACCTGAGGTCGCGGCGTCTGACATCGCCACCGCCATCAAATATTGCAAGGTCGCCGCCAATGGTTCGCGGCGGGCGATGTACCAGCTCGGACGCGCCTATGCCGCCAACCGGCAGACGCCGGAAGCGATCGCAGCCTGGCGTAAGGCCTCTGATAAAGGCTCCACCTCGGCGATGGTCGAACTCGGCGTCGTCTATGGGACGGGCGCCGGTGTCGCGCGCGACGAGGCGCAGGCGCGAAAACTGTTCGAGCGCGCCGCCGAAGCCGGCAATCCGCGCGGTGTCAGCAACCTCGCAGCACTCGGTGGTGGCGGCGCGGCCGCGGCCAACCCGGCGCGGGCGCGCGAGTTGCTGTCGAAGGGCGCGGAGACCAATGCCGAAGCGCAGTACCAGCTCGGGATGATGCTGGCGGAGGGCAATGGCGGCGACAAGGACGACGTGGCGGCCCGCGCGCTGTTCGAGAAGGCCGCGGCACAAAATCATCCCGGTGCGCTGGAGCGCATGGGGGCGTTTGCGCAGGAGGGCCGCGGCGGACCGAAAGATTCCGACGCCGCCAAGGCCTATTACCAGCGCGCCGCAGCGCTCGGGGACGAAGACGCCAAGAAGGCGCTGGAGCGGGCGCGATGTCCCTATGTGATCAAGGACAAGCGCGGCAACGTGGTGACGAATTTGTGCTGGTGA
- a CDS encoding ABC-F family ATP-binding cassette domain-containing protein, protein MIRLDNVSKQVGHQILFIEASAALQKGEKIGLVGPNGAGKTTLFRMISGQEPPDEGQVSLDRGITIGYFSQDVGEMSGRSAVAEVMDGAGPVSIVAAELKELETAMADPDRADEMDEIIARYGEVQGRFEELDGYALDGRAREALSGLGFSQEMMEGDVGALSGGWKMRVALARILLMRPDVMLLDEPSNHLDLESLIWLEQFLKGYEGALLMTSHDREFINRIINKVVEIDGGTLTTFSGNYEFYEQQRALNEKQQQAQFERQQAMLAKEIKFIERFKARASHAAQVQSRVKKLDKIERVEPPKRRQTVAFEFLPAPRSGEDVVSLKNVHKGYGSRSIYEGLDFMIRRRERWCVMGINGAGKSTLLKLVAGSTEPDDGTVAIGGSVKMGYFAQHAMDLLDGERTVFQWLEDSFPQAGQGSLRALAGCFGFSGDDVEKKCRVLSGGEKARLVMAHMLFDPPNFLVLDEPTNHLDLATKEMLINALAEFEGTMLFVSHDRHFLAALSNRVLELTPEGIHQFGGGYSEYVARTGQEAPGLRS, encoded by the coding sequence ATGATCCGTCTCGATAACGTCAGCAAGCAAGTCGGTCACCAGATTCTCTTCATCGAAGCCTCCGCGGCGCTCCAGAAGGGCGAGAAGATCGGCCTGGTCGGCCCCAACGGGGCCGGCAAGACCACGCTGTTCCGGATGATTTCGGGCCAGGAACCACCAGACGAAGGCCAGGTGTCGCTCGATCGCGGCATCACCATCGGCTATTTCAGCCAGGACGTCGGCGAGATGTCGGGCCGCAGCGCCGTGGCCGAGGTCATGGACGGCGCCGGCCCGGTCAGTATCGTGGCGGCCGAGCTGAAGGAGCTCGAGACCGCGATGGCCGATCCCGATCGCGCCGACGAGATGGACGAGATCATCGCGCGCTATGGCGAAGTGCAGGGCCGCTTCGAGGAGCTCGACGGCTACGCGCTCGACGGCCGGGCGCGCGAGGCCTTGTCGGGCCTCGGCTTCAGCCAGGAAATGATGGAGGGCGATGTCGGCGCGCTGTCGGGCGGCTGGAAGATGCGCGTCGCGCTGGCGCGGATTCTGCTGATGCGTCCCGACGTCATGCTGCTCGACGAACCGAGCAACCATCTCGATCTGGAGAGCCTGATCTGGCTCGAGCAGTTTCTGAAGGGATATGAAGGCGCGTTGCTGATGACCTCGCACGACCGCGAGTTCATCAACCGCATCATCAACAAGGTCGTTGAGATCGACGGCGGCACGCTAACGACGTTTTCCGGCAATTATGAATTCTACGAGCAGCAGCGCGCGCTGAACGAGAAGCAGCAGCAGGCCCAGTTCGAGCGCCAGCAGGCGATGCTCGCCAAGGAGATCAAGTTCATCGAGCGCTTCAAGGCGCGCGCGTCGCATGCGGCGCAGGTGCAGAGCCGGGTCAAGAAGCTCGACAAGATCGAGAGGGTCGAGCCGCCGAAGCGCCGCCAGACGGTCGCCTTCGAATTCCTGCCGGCGCCGCGCTCGGGCGAGGATGTCGTCAGCCTGAAGAACGTGCACAAGGGTTATGGCAGCCGCAGCATCTATGAGGGCCTCGACTTCATGATCCGCCGCCGCGAGCGGTGGTGCGTGATGGGCATCAACGGCGCCGGCAAGTCGACGCTGCTGAAGCTGGTGGCGGGCTCGACCGAACCCGACGACGGCACGGTAGCGATCGGCGGCAGCGTCAAGATGGGCTACTTCGCCCAGCACGCAATGGACCTGCTCGACGGCGAGCGCACCGTGTTCCAGTGGCTGGAAGATTCGTTTCCTCAAGCGGGCCAGGGTAGCTTACGCGCGCTGGCCGGCTGCTTCGGCTTTTCCGGTGACGACGTCGAGAAGAAATGCCGGGTGCTGTCGGGCGGCGAGAAGGCGCGGCTGGTGATGGCCCACATGCTGTTCGACCCGCCGAATTTCCTGGTGCTGGACGAGCCGACCAACCATCTGGATCTCGCGACCAAGGAAATGCTGATCAACGCGCTCGCCGAGTTCGAAGGCACCATGCTGTTCGTTTCGCATGACCGGCATTTTCTGGCGGCCCTCTCCAACCGCGTGCTGGAGCTGACGCCCGAAGGCATTCACCAGTTTGGCGGCGGCTATTCGGAATACGTCGCGCGCACCGGCCAGGAAGCGCCGGGGTTGAGGAGCTAA
- a CDS encoding SDR family NAD(P)-dependent oxidoreductase, giving the protein MSLFDTPFDPAREAALVTGAGNGIGRAIAQALVGEGVRTVFADVNTDTVTAAVKSSARPELASAWTGDLANPTARDALLAHAEAAVGRVTHFVHSASPPRRETDHALAVTSETWAQMHAVNLEAGFHLARALARKLITAKVGGSFLLLTSLHAGTPRNLPHYSTAKAGLAMLVRELAKTFGRYNIRVNALVPGAIAAGGFVADPKLAKHIPLGRLGAAEDLAPMALAVLSNKVSAYVTGAAIVVDGGLSLTNWFEPPELGDL; this is encoded by the coding sequence ATGAGCCTTTTCGACACGCCATTCGACCCCGCGCGCGAGGCGGCGCTGGTCACCGGCGCCGGCAACGGCATCGGGCGCGCGATCGCGCAGGCGCTGGTCGGTGAGGGCGTGCGAACCGTATTCGCCGACGTCAACACGGACACGGTGACGGCAGCGGTGAAATCCTCAGCCCGGCCGGAGCTGGCATCGGCGTGGACCGGCGACCTTGCTAATCCCACCGCCCGCGATGCCCTGCTGGCGCATGCCGAAGCGGCCGTCGGACGGGTGACGCATTTCGTGCACTCAGCCTCGCCGCCGCGGCGGGAGACCGACCATGCGCTGGCGGTCACATCAGAGACCTGGGCGCAGATGCATGCGGTCAATCTCGAGGCGGGCTTTCACCTCGCGCGGGCGCTGGCGCGGAAGCTGATCACGGCCAAGGTGGGCGGATCGTTCCTGCTGCTGACCTCGCTGCATGCCGGGACGCCGCGCAATCTGCCGCATTATTCCACCGCGAAGGCCGGCCTTGCGATGCTGGTGCGGGAGCTGGCCAAGACCTTTGGCCGCTACAATATCCGCGTCAACGCGCTGGTGCCCGGCGCCATCGCGGCTGGCGGTTTTGTTGCCGATCCCAAACTCGCAAAGCACATTCCACTCGGCCGTCTCGGGGCGGCCGAAGACCTCGCGCCGATGGCGCTGGCGGTGCTGTCCAACAAGGTCTCGGCCTACGTCACCGGGGCCGCGATCGTGGTCGACGGCGGGCTGTCGCTGACGAACTGGTTCGAACCGCCGGAGCTGGGAGATTTGTAG